The Clostridium sporogenes genome contains a region encoding:
- a CDS encoding nitrogenase component 1, giving the protein MKELKHLKPLSSVKTNAGVKFLTPSAFPGNHCPMHTALALSARVKGMSTLVVGTPECGTYSRNVVYNIKSQEGELHWTYILDSNEVVFGCRKGLIKTIKEMDKSGAKAIMIILTCVPEIIGEDIEGIVHEIQPEISAQLTFVLMGHFKCNSYPSGYWKTLVAFGNLMKKGKTSSDTINILGRSPREKHVPMPGLLTALEKRGFYLRMLAPKSDVEDFIVSPDAAINIVLSPFMNPLAEMMWEKFKVPFISLHETYDVFEIDSLYEAIEKALKIRFNHEFDKWREEAIALQKQAKDVFKGKSYISTHIGAMMPLPLALYLAKFEMEPMLLHMDEFYPDDRKWAKAIKEQGHDPMICHMVNDNADIELLEGIKAEFSLGELLKDSSSIPCVPYLEDLYGQIGYERTVSLLSRMLKVYEKTNVEKIRRNSHGNS; this is encoded by the coding sequence ATGAAGGAATTAAAACATCTAAAACCCTTATCTTCAGTTAAAACAAATGCCGGAGTAAAGTTTTTGACTCCCTCAGCTTTCCCAGGAAATCATTGTCCAATGCATACTGCACTGGCACTTAGTGCAAGGGTTAAGGGAATGTCAACATTGGTTGTAGGAACACCAGAATGTGGAACTTATAGCCGTAATGTTGTTTACAATATTAAAAGCCAGGAAGGGGAGCTGCATTGGACATATATTTTGGATTCAAATGAGGTTGTATTTGGATGCCGAAAGGGATTGATTAAAACTATCAAAGAAATGGATAAGTCCGGTGCTAAAGCTATTATGATAATTTTAACTTGTGTTCCAGAGATAATTGGAGAAGATATAGAGGGCATTGTACATGAAATTCAGCCTGAGATTTCAGCACAACTTACATTTGTATTAATGGGACATTTTAAATGTAATAGTTATCCTTCAGGTTATTGGAAAACCTTAGTGGCATTTGGGAACTTAATGAAAAAAGGAAAAACAAGTTCTGACACAATAAATATTCTTGGTCGTAGTCCAAGAGAAAAGCATGTTCCTATGCCAGGATTATTAACAGCGTTAGAAAAAAGAGGATTTTACCTTAGAATGCTTGCTCCAAAATCTGACGTTGAAGATTTTATTGTTTCACCGGATGCAGCTATTAATATTGTACTATCACCTTTCATGAATCCTTTGGCTGAAATGATGTGGGAAAAGTTTAAAGTTCCATTTATAAGTCTTCATGAAACTTATGATGTATTTGAAATTGATAGTCTTTATGAAGCTATAGAAAAGGCATTGAAAATTAGGTTTAACCATGAATTTGATAAATGGAGAGAAGAGGCTATTGCATTGCAGAAACAGGCAAAAGATGTGTTTAAAGGGAAAAGCTATATTTCAACTCACATTGGTGCTATGATGCCTTTACCCCTTGCATTATATCTAGCTAAATTTGAAATGGAGCCTATGCTTTTACATATGGATGAATTTTATCCTGATGATAGAAAGTGGGCAAAAGCTATTAAAGAGCAAGGGCATGATCCTATGATATGTCATATGGTAAATGATAATGCTGACATAGAACTTTTAGAGGGCATTAAGGCAGAATTTTCTTTAGGAGAACTTTTAAAGGATTCCTCTTCAATTCCTTGTGTACCATACTTGGAGGATTTGTATGGACAAATAGGATACGAAAGAACAGTATCTTTATTAAGTAGGATGTTAAAGGTATACGAAAAAACAAATGTTGAAAAAATAAGGAGGAATAGTCATGGGAATTCATAA
- a CDS encoding AraC family transcriptional regulator has protein sequence MKIIYIRFRGSYIEFRRNSRRMFKQLFAFATKNNLINPEFTKVLTMYNDNPFITDEKNLRTSVAMTVPNDIDIIEEGEICVSKITGRFGIGSFNISRNEYGKAWEEMYQGWLFKGEYQARDAVPFELYVTEPPMNSKDKSFTDIYIPIE, from the coding sequence ATGAAGATTATTTATATAAGATTTAGAGGGAGTTACATAGAGTTTAGACGAAATAGTCGTCGAATGTTTAAGCAGCTATTTGCTTTTGCGACAAAGAATAATTTGATTAACCCCGAATTCACAAAAGTACTAACTATGTATAATGATAATCCGTTCATAACAGATGAAAAAAACTTAAGAACAAGTGTCGCAATGACAGTGCCTAATGATATAGACATAATTGAAGAAGGTGAAATATGTGTATCAAAAATAACTGGTAGATTTGGGATAGGAAGCTTCAATATTTCACGTAATGAGTATGGAAAAGCATGGGAAGAAATGTATCAAGGATGGCTATTTAAAGGTGAGTACCAAGCGCGTGATGCTGTACCATTTGAACTTTATGTAACAGAACCACCTATGAACTCTAAGGATAAGAGTTTTACTGATATTTATATTCCAATTGAGTAA
- a CDS encoding AAA family ATPase: protein MKKIAIYGKGGIGKSTTVSNVSAAMAKMGLTVMQIGCDPKADSTRNLTGGKNIPTVLDTLREKGDIELNDLVFKSSTGVLCVESGGPVPGVGCAGRGIITAFEKLEELDAYEVYKPDVILYDVLGDVVCGGFAMPIRGGYADEVCIVTSGEMMSLYAATNIAHAVKSFGKRGYASLRGLILNSKKIENEQELVRKVAEEIETPVIHCMARDPYVQKAEALGKTVVEAFPECEMAKHYGTLAKILLEGGK, encoded by the coding sequence ATGAAGAAAATTGCTATTTACGGGAAAGGGGGCATTGGAAAGTCTACTACAGTATCCAATGTATCTGCAGCTATGGCAAAAATGGGTTTAACAGTAATGCAGATTGGATGCGATCCTAAGGCGGACTCTACTCGAAATTTAACTGGCGGTAAAAATATTCCCACAGTATTGGATACTTTGAGAGAAAAGGGTGATATAGAGCTAAATGACCTTGTATTTAAGAGTAGTACTGGTGTCTTGTGTGTAGAATCAGGAGGACCAGTTCCAGGAGTGGGCTGTGCCGGCCGTGGAATAATAACTGCCTTTGAAAAACTGGAAGAATTAGATGCATATGAAGTATATAAACCAGATGTTATCCTTTATGATGTATTGGGGGATGTGGTATGTGGTGGATTTGCTATGCCTATTAGAGGCGGATATGCCGATGAGGTGTGTATAGTTACATCTGGAGAAATGATGTCACTTTACGCAGCTACAAATATTGCACATGCTGTTAAAAGCTTTGGCAAGCGTGGATATGCATCCTTAAGAGGATTAATACTAAACTCTAAAAAGATTGAAAATGAACAAGAGTTAGTTAGAAAGGTTGCAGAGGAAATTGAAACACCAGTAATTCATTGTATGGCACGAGATCCTTATGTACAGAAGGCTGAAGCTTTAGGAAAAACTGTAGTTGAAGCCTTCCCTGAATGTGAGATGGCAAAGCACTATGGTACTTTGGCAAAGATTCTGTTAGAGGGAGGAAAATGA
- a CDS encoding helix-turn-helix transcriptional regulator — MDSYKRLLNKVEDYIENNLDRRISLKELSDHVCLSEFHFHRIFKEMTSETLSQFITRIKMERSAIFLKVNSNITITEIAYRYGYCDTSSYCRAFKKHFKCTPKEFRNSKKIQSWSKFTMID; from the coding sequence ATGGATAGTTATAAACGATTATTAAACAAAGTAGAAGATTATATTGAAAATAATTTAGATAGACGAATTTCATTAAAAGAGCTGAGCGACCATGTATGCTTATCTGAATTTCATTTTCATAGAATATTTAAAGAGATGACATCAGAGACATTAAGTCAGTTTATTACTCGAATAAAAATGGAGAGGTCAGCTATATTTCTAAAAGTAAATTCTAATATAACTATTACAGAGATAGCTTATAGATATGGCTATTGTGATACAAGTTCATATTGTCGTGCATTTAAAAAGCATTTTAAATGTACACCTAAAGAATTTAGAAATAGCAAGAAAATACAATCATGGAGTAAGTTCACCATGATAGACTAA
- a CDS encoding ABC transporter ATP-binding protein: MNSITTRNLAIAYEDKLIVDGLNMNIPKGKITTIIGPNGCGKSTVLKTIGRILKPKEGLVYLNGDDIRNLSTKEVAQKMAILPQSPQAQGGLTVGELVSYGRFPHKKGFGKLSPEDKKVIQWALDITKLTELEVTMVDNLSGGQRQRVWIAMALAQQTDLILLDEPTTYLDMAYQLEVLELLYNLNREESCTIVMVLHDLNLAARFADYMIAIRSGSIISHGTPEEIMTKKVLKDTFNIDAEIVWGSRTGRPTCISYELIK, encoded by the coding sequence ATGAACAGTATTACAACAAGAAATTTAGCCATCGCTTATGAGGACAAACTCATAGTGGATGGTTTGAATATGAATATACCAAAAGGGAAGATAACTACCATAATTGGACCAAACGGTTGTGGAAAATCAACTGTACTTAAGACTATAGGACGTATTTTAAAACCAAAAGAAGGACTAGTTTATTTAAATGGTGATGATATTAGAAATTTATCCACTAAGGAAGTAGCGCAGAAGATGGCTATATTGCCTCAATCTCCTCAAGCACAAGGAGGACTTACTGTTGGTGAGCTTGTATCTTATGGTCGATTTCCACATAAAAAAGGATTTGGTAAATTGTCACCGGAGGATAAGAAAGTAATTCAATGGGCATTAGATATTACAAAACTAACTGAACTTGAGGTTACAATGGTGGACAATCTTTCTGGCGGACAACGTCAGAGAGTATGGATTGCAATGGCATTAGCTCAGCAGACTGATTTGATATTGCTAGATGAACCTACAACCTATTTAGATATGGCATATCAGTTAGAGGTATTGGAGCTTTTATATAATTTGAATAGAGAAGAAAGTTGTACAATTGTCATGGTACTTCATGATTTGAATTTAGCCGCACGTTTTGCCGACTACATGATAGCAATACGTAGTGGAAGTATTATAAGTCATGGAACTCCAGAAGAGATTATGACAAAAAAGGTTTTAAAGGATACTTTCAATATTGATGCGGAGATTGTGTGGGGGTCTAGAACAGGGCGTCCCACATGTATTTCCTATGAATTGATTAAATAA
- a CDS encoding nitrogenase component 1, whose protein sequence is MGIHKFKPPMSGRMGTLWTLASIGDAALIEYGCMGHMQYGRMFLNQAGISKRCKLYSTHIDETDISLGDTRRLNSAIAQIIEKDKPKIVFLLPSSVPTVIGTDLIAICEELQPEYPNVTLLPFGCGSFDIDGHRGVQEALLLLSKMLPKDVEKTEEPTFNIIGSCADLFRFHADAEEIIRIMKGAFGMKKLCVMTSDTSVEQIENMGGAHINLVIRQEGEAAAKQLKKRFKTPYLLARPYGIEGTLEWIDKIAKISGVTPDNNFIKSEKEKNMSQIVPAILVFEHIIREHPDEARISLGGHKDVVKGIISYAEKELSLIRGTCWCNSEAMASEEIPYFSEDEWIKAILSEEKGILMASGEALKWAKRNTDLQISNPDIKWRLNPYESPFMGFRGAVNLANLWLNGLLEQIND, encoded by the coding sequence ATGGGAATTCATAAATTCAAACCGCCAATGTCAGGTAGAATGGGAACATTATGGACTCTTGCTTCAATAGGTGATGCCGCTTTGATTGAATACGGATGTATGGGACACATGCAGTATGGGAGAATGTTTTTAAATCAAGCTGGTATATCTAAAAGGTGCAAACTGTATTCTACGCACATAGACGAAACAGATATTTCATTAGGAGATACTAGAAGACTTAATAGTGCTATTGCTCAAATCATAGAAAAAGATAAGCCTAAAATTGTTTTTTTACTGCCCTCTTCAGTGCCCACGGTTATTGGAACGGATCTAATTGCTATATGTGAAGAATTGCAACCGGAATATCCTAATGTTACTTTACTTCCATTTGGATGTGGGAGCTTTGATATAGATGGACATCGTGGTGTTCAGGAAGCACTTTTACTTCTTTCAAAAATGTTACCAAAGGATGTAGAAAAAACAGAAGAACCTACATTTAATATAATTGGCTCTTGTGCTGATTTATTTCGATTTCATGCCGATGCAGAAGAGATCATCCGCATAATGAAGGGTGCTTTTGGTATGAAGAAACTTTGCGTTATGACCTCTGATACATCTGTAGAACAAATTGAGAATATGGGGGGTGCCCATATAAATTTAGTAATAAGGCAAGAGGGAGAGGCTGCTGCAAAACAATTGAAGAAGCGATTTAAAACACCATATTTATTGGCTAGACCTTACGGAATTGAGGGAACTTTAGAGTGGATAGATAAGATAGCTAAGATTTCTGGAGTAACTCCAGATAATAACTTTATAAAATCAGAAAAAGAAAAAAATATGAGTCAAATTGTGCCTGCAATTCTTGTTTTTGAACATATAATACGAGAACATCCTGATGAAGCCAGAATTTCATTAGGAGGTCATAAGGATGTAGTAAAAGGTATTATTTCTTATGCAGAAAAAGAATTATCCTTAATTAGAGGAACCTGTTGGTGTAACTCAGAAGCTATGGCAAGTGAAGAAATTCCATATTTTTCAGAAGATGAATGGATAAAAGCTATATTATCGGAGGAAAAGGGAATTTTAATGGCAAGCGGAGAAGCTTTAAAATGGGCAAAAAGAAATACAGATCTTCAAATATCTAACCCAGATATAAAATGGAGATTAAATCCTTATGAATCTCCATTTATGGGCTTTCGTGGAGCTGTAAATTTAGCTAACTTGTGGCTCAATGGGCTTTTAGAGCAAATAAATGATTAA
- a CDS encoding methyl-accepting chemotaxis protein, which produces MKSLKSRLITIFTAVIFVLTVVLGFIVVNRVGKNLTDDYYDDLQNLAVEKANYIRSKIDSEIFYIEAIAQDDKIINKDISWEKKVEYFEKEAKRAGYIYYSYADKNGNATLFNKKREAVNVKDRDYYKKAMEGKGAISDVIISSVTKKPTIIVASPIIKSGQVQGVFYGAKEATFLSDIVSKIKYGKTGFGIIINDKGTTVGHANKKLVLSQSNTVEIAKKDPSFKSLADLIENIISEKKVGKGEYEYKGVKNAAGFSPIEGTNWTMVFGGEISEVLTDVHSIRNIIIILSLMTIVIGALVTYFISGTIASPIIAVTKRMNELSNLDFTIYGNEDAIKYLNREDEIGSMARALRKMRDNIAEFITKTDESAQQIVATSEELTATSQQSAKASEEVAKTIEDIAKGSGNQAQDTENSASSVEEMGSLLEQNKEYVEELNNAAKDIGERKEEGFSILKELIEKTKENNEAATNIYKIILSNNESAEKIDSASSMIQSIADQTNLLALNAAIEAARAGEHGKGFAVVADEIRKLAEQSNSFTEEIKKVIGELKIKSQNAVNKMEKVKEINQYQSESVKGTEEKFEKIAYSIDVTNNVIEKLNRSEENMNKNKEKLMNLMQNLSAIAEENAAGTEEASASIEEQAASIEEIANSSEGLAHIAEELDSLIKKFKV; this is translated from the coding sequence ATGAAATCATTAAAAAGTAGACTGATAACTATATTTACAGCGGTTATATTTGTTTTAACAGTAGTACTAGGGTTTATAGTAGTAAATAGAGTTGGTAAGAATTTAACAGATGATTATTATGATGATCTACAGAATTTGGCTGTAGAGAAGGCTAATTACATAAGATCTAAGATAGATAGTGAAATATTTTATATAGAAGCTATAGCTCAAGATGATAAGATAATTAATAAAGATATTTCTTGGGAAAAGAAGGTGGAGTATTTCGAGAAAGAGGCTAAAAGAGCAGGATATATATATTATTCTTATGCAGATAAAAATGGAAATGCTACATTATTTAATAAAAAAAGAGAGGCTGTAAATGTTAAGGATAGAGATTACTACAAGAAGGCTATGGAAGGTAAGGGAGCTATATCCGATGTTATTATAAGTTCTGTAACAAAGAAGCCTACAATTATTGTGGCATCACCTATCATAAAAAGTGGTCAAGTTCAGGGAGTTTTTTATGGGGCAAAGGAAGCAACTTTTTTGAGTGACATTGTTAGTAAAATTAAATATGGGAAAACAGGTTTTGGTATTATTATAAATGATAAGGGCACCACAGTTGGACATGCTAATAAAAAACTTGTTTTAAGTCAAAGTAATACTGTAGAAATTGCCAAAAAGGATCCATCTTTTAAAAGTTTAGCAGATTTAATAGAGAATATAATTTCCGAAAAGAAGGTTGGTAAGGGAGAATATGAATATAAGGGAGTCAAAAATGCAGCTGGTTTTTCTCCTATAGAAGGTACCAATTGGACTATGGTTTTTGGAGGAGAAATTTCTGAAGTATTAACTGATGTACATAGCATTAGAAATATTATTATAATATTATCTTTAATGACAATAGTCATTGGAGCACTAGTTACTTATTTTATTAGTGGAACAATAGCTAGTCCTATTATTGCTGTAACTAAAAGGATGAATGAACTGTCTAATTTGGATTTCACTATATATGGTAACGAAGATGCTATAAAATATCTTAATCGTGAAGATGAAATTGGTAGTATGGCAAGGGCATTAAGAAAGATGCGAGATAACATTGCAGAGTTTATTACAAAGACCGATGAGTCAGCACAACAAATAGTAGCAACATCAGAGGAACTAACAGCTACATCACAGCAGTCAGCTAAAGCATCTGAAGAAGTAGCAAAGACTATAGAGGATATAGCAAAGGGATCCGGCAATCAAGCACAGGATACAGAAAACTCTGCTTCAAGTGTAGAGGAAATGGGAAGTTTATTAGAACAAAATAAAGAATATGTAGAAGAGTTAAATAATGCAGCTAAAGATATAGGGGAGAGAAAAGAAGAAGGTTTTTCTATATTAAAAGAACTTATTGAAAAGACAAAAGAAAACAATGAGGCAGCTACAAATATATATAAGATCATATTAAGCAATAATGAAAGTGCAGAAAAAATAGATAGTGCTAGTTCAATGATCCAATCTATAGCAGATCAAACTAATTTGCTAGCTTTAAATGCGGCCATAGAAGCAGCTAGAGCAGGAGAGCATGGAAAGGGTTTTGCAGTAGTAGCAGATGAAATTAGAAAACTTGCAGAACAATCAAATAGTTTTACAGAAGAAATAAAAAAGGTTATAGGAGAATTAAAGATAAAATCCCAAAATGCAGTGAATAAGATGGAAAAAGTAAAGGAAATAAATCAGTATCAATCAGAAAGCGTAAAGGGAACAGAAGAAAAATTTGAAAAAATAGCATACTCTATAGATGTAACCAATAATGTGATAGAAAAACTTAATAGGTCCGAAGAAAATATGAACAAAAATAAAGAAAAACTTATGAATTTAATGCAAAATTTATCAGCTATAGCAGAAGAAAATGCAGCAGGAACAGAAGAAGCTTCAGCTTCCATAGAAGAGCAAGCAGCAAGTATAGAAGAAATAGCTAATTCCAGCGAAGGATTAGCCCATATTGCAGAAGAATTGGATAGTTTAATTAAAAAGTTTAAAGTTTAA
- a CDS encoding FecCD family ABC transporter permease, translating into MKEQQQIIEAYKRKVAIRNTLIVIGCVLLLGVSLIVSMDTGYIKMSPSDVLRTLFGRGTDKEKLILFDFRLPRIVISMLVGAGLALSGCIIQSVSKNPLADPGILGINAGASLMVILYVLVFSAESFLSVFTLPFLALIGAGITAVIVYIFSYKRDEGISTMRLVLTGVAVQAGISALTTLLVVKLDDTQYNFVVAWQAGSIWGSNWKFVMTLLPWLLILIPYILSKSSVMDILTLSDDIAYGLGASVKKERRKLLAAAVALAASCVAVSGSISFVGLIAPHLSRRLVGPRHGVLLSTSILIGAVLVSLADTIGRVIIQPSEIPTGIVVAIIGAPYFLYLLSNSKS; encoded by the coding sequence ATGAAAGAACAACAACAAATAATTGAAGCATATAAACGTAAGGTAGCTATTCGAAATACATTAATTGTAATTGGATGTGTGTTACTTTTGGGAGTTTCTTTAATCGTAAGTATGGATACAGGATATATTAAAATGTCTCCATCTGATGTTTTAAGGACACTATTTGGTAGAGGTACAGATAAAGAAAAGTTGATTTTATTTGATTTTAGGCTACCTCGTATAGTTATTTCAATGTTAGTAGGAGCTGGACTTGCCTTGTCAGGATGCATAATACAGAGTGTATCTAAAAACCCTCTAGCTGATCCAGGAATTTTAGGCATTAACGCCGGTGCTAGTTTGATGGTAATTTTATATGTACTGGTTTTTAGCGCTGAATCTTTCTTATCTGTGTTTACTCTGCCTTTTTTAGCATTAATAGGGGCAGGCATTACAGCCGTTATAGTTTATATTTTTTCTTATAAACGAGATGAAGGTATTTCAACTATGAGGCTTGTTTTAACTGGTGTAGCAGTACAGGCAGGAATTTCAGCATTAACCACTTTACTAGTGGTGAAATTGGATGATACACAGTACAACTTTGTGGTTGCTTGGCAGGCAGGAAGTATTTGGGGATCTAACTGGAAGTTTGTGATGACGTTGCTGCCTTGGTTATTGATATTGATTCCATATATACTAAGCAAATCTTCTGTTATGGATATATTGACTCTTAGTGATGATATAGCTTATGGTCTTGGTGCTTCAGTAAAAAAAGAACGTCGTAAATTACTTGCAGCAGCAGTAGCTCTTGCTGCTTCATGTGTAGCAGTTAGTGGAAGTATCAGTTTTGTAGGTTTGATAGCACCCCATTTATCAAGACGGCTTGTGGGACCACGACATGGTGTACTTTTATCCACTAGTATATTGATTGGAGCTGTATTAGTATCTTTGGCAGATACTATTGGACGTGTTATTATTCAACCTTCTGAAATTCCAACAGGAATTGTGGTAGCTATCATTGGAGCACCATATTTTCTTTATCTTCTTTCTAATAGCAAGAGTTAA
- a CDS encoding cytidine deaminase family protein, translating into MVLRKDKKMNKQNLYEIAFSTINYKKLRKFGTSGHVACALETNNGNIYTGICIDIPCSIGLCAEQSAIAEMLKTNETVIKRIIAVYEDGSILPPCGRCREFITQIDDHNMKTKIILPEMKEFLLQDLLPERWDSKWN; encoded by the coding sequence ATGGTATTAAGAAAGGATAAGAAAATGAATAAACAAAATCTTTATGAAATTGCTTTCAGTACAATCAACTATAAAAAACTTAGAAAATTTGGAACTTCAGGGCATGTAGCGTGTGCCTTAGAAACAAATAACGGTAACATTTATACGGGAATATGCATTGACATTCCTTGCTCTATTGGTTTATGCGCTGAACAGTCTGCTATTGCTGAAATGCTAAAAACCAATGAAACTGTAATTAAAAGAATTATTGCTGTATATGAAGATGGGAGTATACTTCCACCTTGTGGAAGATGCAGAGAGTTTATTACACAGATAGATGACCATAATATGAAAACTAAAATTATATTACCAGAAATGAAAGAATTTCTACTACAAGATTTATTACCAGAAAGGTGGGATAGCAAATGGAATTAA
- a CDS encoding FecCD family ABC transporter permease: protein MKKPMEKVSINTNKKDHIRKMWFIVVGGLVLLAFTMMFSTTKGTENIPLASLWDALFHFNGKKMNHLVILNLRIPRVIASALVGAALAVSGAIMQGTTGNPLADSGLLGLNAGAAFALSICFAFFPGMKYIHIILFSFLGATLGAVLVNGIASMKRGGQTPIRLVLAGAAVSTLLVAMSQGIALYFNVAQSIMFWTVGGVAGSNWEQVRIMLPWIIGGLIGSVVLSPYISILSLGQDVAKGLGINIKLVNLLSSLIVLILVGASVSVVGSVGFVGLIVPHIARFFVGMDYKLIIPSTAVMGALLVVLADLGARTLNPPFETPIGAIISLIGVPLFLNLARRQRSAM from the coding sequence ATGAAAAAGCCAATGGAGAAGGTAAGCATAAACACAAATAAAAAAGATCATATACGGAAGATGTGGTTTATTGTAGTGGGAGGATTAGTATTACTTGCTTTTACTATGATGTTTTCTACAACTAAGGGGACAGAGAATATCCCCTTAGCTTCCCTATGGGATGCTCTGTTTCATTTTAATGGGAAAAAAATGAATCATCTTGTTATACTCAATCTACGTATTCCTCGTGTTATAGCAAGTGCTTTAGTTGGTGCAGCTCTTGCTGTTTCAGGAGCTATCATGCAAGGAACTACAGGAAATCCCCTTGCTGATTCAGGATTATTAGGGTTAAATGCAGGAGCGGCTTTTGCTCTTTCTATATGTTTTGCCTTCTTTCCTGGAATGAAATATATTCATATCATTTTATTTTCTTTTTTAGGAGCAACTTTGGGAGCTGTATTAGTTAATGGTATTGCTTCTATGAAAAGGGGTGGACAAACACCTATTAGGCTTGTATTAGCAGGGGCAGCCGTTAGTACACTGCTTGTGGCTATGAGCCAGGGTATTGCTCTTTATTTTAATGTGGCTCAAAGTATTATGTTTTGGACTGTTGGTGGTGTTGCAGGTTCTAATTGGGAACAAGTTAGAATAATGCTTCCGTGGATAATAGGAGGACTTATAGGATCGGTTGTACTATCACCTTACATTTCTATTTTAAGTTTAGGACAAGATGTTGCAAAGGGATTGGGAATAAATATAAAGTTAGTAAATCTATTATCTTCACTTATAGTTCTTATATTGGTAGGAGCTTCAGTATCTGTAGTAGGTTCAGTTGGATTTGTAGGATTGATTGTTCCTCATATTGCACGTTTTTTTGTTGGTATGGATTATAAATTAATTATTCCTTCTACAGCAGTAATGGGAGCTTTATTGGTAGTATTAGCTGATTTAGGAGCCAGAACTTTAAATCCGCCCTTTGAAACTCCTATAGGAGCTATAATTTCTCTTATTGGTGTACCGTTATTCCTAAATTTGGCTCGTAGACAAAGGAGTGCAATGTAA
- a CDS encoding MBL fold metallo-hydrolase, whose amino-acid sequence MELKKLTSRVFYYPHQPETDRPMLAYLKGENIVLTIDAGNSADHVDEFYNSLEVVGLRKPDLTVITHWHWDHTFGLHHIHGLSIAHQRTNKLLEKEIVKLNDNTYVDFLKQDDKCLCKEYEDEKEIKVVLSDIQFTKDLVLNLGGMTAKIFHTESPHSEDTVLIYISEEKILFLGDSTSEDFFNDGYMDKDKLKSLINVIQSIDCKYCILSHASPLTKSDLLHYLKSILD is encoded by the coding sequence ATGGAATTAAAAAAATTAACTAGCAGGGTATTTTATTATCCCCATCAACCAGAAACTGACCGTCCTATGTTGGCTTATCTAAAAGGAGAAAACATTGTGCTCACCATTGATGCAGGAAATTCAGCAGACCATGTAGATGAATTTTATAATTCTCTGGAAGTAGTTGGATTAAGGAAGCCTGACTTAACAGTTATTACTCATTGGCACTGGGATCATACATTTGGATTGCACCATATCCATGGTTTATCTATTGCGCATCAGAGAACGAATAAGCTTTTAGAAAAAGAAATTGTAAAGCTAAATGATAATACGTATGTAGATTTTTTAAAACAGGATGACAAGTGCCTTTGTAAAGAATATGAAGATGAGAAAGAAATCAAAGTAGTTCTATCTGATATTCAATTTACAAAAGACCTTGTCCTCAATCTTGGAGGAATGACTGCAAAAATCTTTCATACAGAATCTCCACATTCGGAGGATACAGTGCTTATCTATATTTCAGAAGAAAAAATACTATTTTTAGGAGATTCAACAAGTGAAGACTTCTTTAATGATGGATATATGGATAAAGACAAGTTAAAATCTCTGATAAATGTAATACAAAGTATCGACTGTAAATATTGCATTTTAAGCCATGCATCCCCTTTAACAAAATCGGATTTATTGCATTACTTAAAATCTATATTAGATTAA